A single Acidaminococcus sp. DNA region contains:
- a CDS encoding ABC transporter ATP-binding protein, whose protein sequence is MPNEAKHLLDLRNVSIVFGGLRAVSNVNMYIDEHELVGLIGPNGAGKTTAFNMITGVYVPTEGEIEFDGKLVNGKKSYQVTQMGMARTFQNIRLFSELSVLDNVKIAFNMHVHYNLLEAVIRDQRYFREEAEITEKAMQLLKIFHLEEHADDMAKNLPYGAQRRLEIARALATEPKLLLLDEPAAGMNPQETHELMEMIRWLRDNFHLAILLIEHDMSLVMGVCERIYVLEYGICIANGTPEEIRSNKRVIEAYLGGEVS, encoded by the coding sequence ATGCCGAATGAAGCTAAACATCTCCTGGACCTGCGGAACGTATCGATTGTATTCGGCGGCCTGCGGGCTGTATCCAACGTCAATATGTATATTGACGAACATGAACTGGTCGGACTTATCGGACCGAACGGTGCCGGCAAGACGACGGCTTTCAATATGATTACCGGCGTGTACGTGCCGACTGAAGGCGAGATTGAATTTGACGGGAAACTGGTTAACGGGAAAAAGTCCTATCAGGTCACACAAATGGGCATGGCCCGTACCTTCCAGAATATCCGTCTGTTTTCTGAACTGTCCGTGCTGGACAATGTAAAAATTGCTTTTAACATGCACGTCCATTATAACCTCCTTGAAGCTGTCATCAGGGATCAGAGATACTTCAGGGAAGAAGCGGAAATTACAGAAAAAGCCATGCAGCTTTTGAAGATTTTCCACTTGGAAGAGCATGCCGATGATATGGCCAAGAACCTGCCTTACGGGGCGCAGCGCCGCCTGGAAATTGCAAGAGCCCTGGCGACTGAGCCGAAACTTTTACTCCTTGATGAACCGGCAGCCGGCATGAACCCTCAGGAGACGCATGAACTGATGGAAATGATTCGCTGGCTGCGGGATAATTTCCATTTGGCCATTCTGCTGATTGAGCATGATATGAGCCTTGTTATGGGCGTATGCGAACGGATTTATGTACTTGAATACGGCATCTGCATTGCTAATGGGACTCCGGAAGAAATCCGCAGCAACAAGCGTGTTATTGAAGCTTATCTCGGCGGGGAGGTGTCATAA